TGGAACCAATTTATACAAGAAGGTTCCTTCAATCCCCAATTTTTGACCATGCATGGAAGCACGACGGAGGAGACGACGAAGAACGTAACCGCGTCCTTCATTACCTGGAAGAGCCCCATCTCCAATCGCAAATGAAAGCGAACGGATGTGGTCAGCAATCACCTTGAAGCTCATGTTATCGCCATCTGGATCATAGGTTTTACCAGACATCTTTTCCACTTCACGGATGATCGGCATGAAGAGGTCTGTTTCAAAGTTAGTCTTCGCCCCTTGGATAACGGCTACCAAACGTTCCAAACCTGCGCCCGTATCAATGTTCTTGTGTGGTAATTCCTTGTATTCGCTACGAGGAACTGCTGGGTCAGCGTTAAATTGTGACAAGACAATGTTCCAGATTTCGATGTAACGGTCGTTTTCGATATCTTCCGCAAGCAGACGAAGACCGATGTTTTCAGGGTCAAAGGCTTCTCCACGGTCAAAGAAGATTTCTGTATCTGGTCCAGAAGGTCCCGCACCGATCTCCCAGAAATTGTCTTCGATTGGGATCAAGTGACTTGGATCTACCCCAACAGCGATCCAACGGTTGTATGAATCCTTGTCGTCAGGGTAATAGGTCATGTAAAGTTTGTCTTTAGGGAAATCAAACCATTCCGGACTTGTCAAAAGCTCATAAGCCCACGTAATGGCTTCATCACGGAAGTAATCTCCAATAGAGAAGTTCCCCAACATTTCAAACATGGTATGGTGACGGGCAGTCTTCCCTACGTTTTCGATATCGTTGGTACGGATGGCTTTTTGAGCATTGGTAATCCGTGGATTTTCAGGTTTGATGGTTCCGTCGAAGTATTTCTTAAGAGTGGCAACCCCTGAGTTAATCCACAAAAGCGTTGGGTCGTTTACTGGAACCAAGCTAACAGATGGTTCTACAGAGTGACCTTTGCTTGCCCAGAAATCAAGCCACATTTGACGGACTTGTGCACTAGATAATTGTTTCATATTTTTCTCCTAATTTTTTTAAGATTAATTTGCGCCAGCTTCTAACATTTCGACATAATCGATAGCGACACAAAGTGAGATGACTAAATCAGCGTATTCATCCTCATACACCAATACTTGGTAAGTCGAGGTGAGATGAAAGAGTTCCTTGCTAATCTCAGCGACGATTTGATCCCGATCATCGAACAATTTGAATTCCAGGTCCCAGATATTTCCCTGCACCCGAAGCCCCAAATCTTCGATATCGTATTTGTCTCTGAAGAGCGTCAGCTTTTTATGGATATAAAAGCGATCCCCATTCATCAACTCAATCACAAATTTTGGAAGAAGGCTGATTGTTTTTTTGGTGATATGGCTGACTTTTTCTCCATTTTGATCATAGATGGTAAAGGTCTTAGGAACCTTAAGAAAGGAGCCCTCTACCTGGTATTCAACATTTCCCAACTCATCTTTGATATCGAAGCGCTCGCCACCCAATCGAAATTTTTGTTTCACCTGATAGGTTCGCATCTTTTGATCTCCTTTAAAAAGCTCCAGACAACTGCCCATAAACAAAAGACAAGCCACTAAACGAAGGGCGAAAAACCGCGGTACCACCTTCATTCAATGAACTTGTCATTCTTCATTTTATATGCAATTGTCTCAGCCGAGTAGCAAAATCATTTCTCTTCCATGGCTCGCACCCCCGCCACTTCTCTGATTCCGAGTAACAATGATTTAATCTCAACTATTTCATTATACAAGTTCCAAAAGGAACCGTCAACTATTTTTTAGATGATGAGCTGCTATCACTTGTTTGAACACCGATATTTTGCAAATATTGGTTAAATGTTGATTTGAAGGCATCATCTTTGACCTTGATATTGGCATTGGTCATCGCTTTTGCAATAATGCTACGGATGTAGTTGGTATCTTGCTTACGACCATCGACAATGATCTCTTTCAAACGTTTTTCGTATTTCTTCCAGTCAGAGCCTTTATCTGTCTTCTTATTCAATTTGACAATATAGTAGCTAGCAGAATAGTTTTGACCTGCTGAAACTGTGATCACATCTGAAATCCCATTTTCATTCAACTTAAAGGCAGCTTCTTTGACTTGAGATGGAATACCTGCTGTTCCTGAATCGAACTTGACTTCGCCACCTTTGTCTTTTGTAGCAGTATCTGTTGAATTATCTTTGGCGATTTGGGCAAAATCTGCACCTTCTGCTTTAGCTGCTTCCAACACTTCTTTTGCTTTATCTTCTGAATTCAACTTGATAATTTGTGCTGTCACTTCTGGTGTGTAGGATTCAAAAGCCGCCTTGTAGTCAGACTCTTTGATATCTTTCTTAGCAGCTTGGTTAACTGCATATTCCAACAACATATTGCTACGGATTTGCTTCTTCGCTGTTTCTTCCGTCAAGCCTTGTTGCGCCAAGTAAGCATCAAATTGTTTACCTAATTGTTTCTTTTGTTTAGCCAATTCTTTATCAACTTCTTTATCAGAAACTTTTGATCCATATTCTTTTTCAAAAACCTTATTGATGGTCATTTGAAAAAGAACTTGTTGAGCTCCTTGGTTGGTTTTGATTTCATCATAGAAATCAGAAACTGAAATCGCGTCGCCTTTCATGGTAACGACATCTTTGTTTGTACCATTGGCACATGCTGCTAGTGTTACGACTGATAGCAAGGTCACAGCACCTGCTACAAGTTTTTTCTTCATGAAAATTATTCTCCGTTCTTTTTAAACTTCTTCTATTTTACCACAAATTAGAGAGAATACCTTAAATTTACCTAAAAGAGCTAGGATCTGGCAAGGTTACTGTCTCTGCATTTTTCCGAATCATCAAAATACCATCTCCAAGTGGCACCAAACTAGCGGTCAAATCTGGATGATTGAGAGTCGCATTAAAGAGGTTCTGAAGCCCCCGGTAAATGGTTCGTTGCCCACGACGCACTTCCATGATGTCTTTGGCAACATCTCCCCCTTGGAAAATATCATCCAGTACCACGACTCCCCCAACCTCTAAGAGTTCGAGAATTCGTGGTAAAAAGACGATATACTTAGACTTAGCAGAGTCCATGAAGACAAAGTCATAGGTCTCTGTCAAATTCTGCAAGACATCTACCGCATCCCCTTCAAGCAAGGTGATTTGCTTTCTCTGATCGTATTTAGCCAGATTTTCCTTGGCAAAACCAATCATCTCTTCATTCCGATCAATAGTGGTAATTTGTGCATCGGGAACATTTTCAGCCATTAAGAGCGCTGAAAATCCAATTGCTGTCCCAATTTCAAGGATTTTCTTTGGTTGTAAGGCTTGCAGGAGCAGTCTAAAGTAGGCTACAGTTTCATGCGGAATGATGGGAATATTTTCCTTACGGGCGAATGATTCTAATTCCTTTAGGGCACCAGATACCGGCTTTTGACGCGTACGCATAAAGTCAACGATCTCGTCTTTAACGACTGGCCGGCGCATATTGTGGTTGGCATTTTTACTATAAGACTCTACCATCTTATGCGAGTCCTAATTTTTCTACTAGGGCTTCAAATTCATTCAAACGACGTTCGAAGACCGCAAAGGCTGCGTCCAAGTAGTCTTCTTTTTCCATATCCACACCTGCTTTGCGGATAACGTTGAGCGGATAATCAGAGTTTCCAGCTTTCAAGTAGTCGATATATTTGTCGCGATCTTCCTGGGTTCCGTGAACTATTTTTTCAGCTAAGGCAGAAGCTGCTGCAAAACCTGTTGAATATTGGAAGACGTAGTAGTTATAGTAGAAGTGAGGAATCCGAGCCCATTCATATTGGATCTCAGGGTTGTCTTCTTTTGAAAGACCATAGTATTTTTCATTGAGCTCTGCATAAAGGTTGTTCAAGAACTCACTAGTCAAAACGGTACCTTCTTGGTCTGCTTTATGAATGGCATGCTCAAATTCGGCAAACTGGGTTTGACGGAAGACGGTTCCACGGAAGCCATCCAAGAAGTGATTCAAAATAGCAAAGCGAGTTGCATCGTCTTCTACTTCTTCTAACAGACGTTCGGTCAGGATATTTTCATTGGTTGTAGAGGCGATTTCGGCAAGGAAGATGGAATAGTCCCCATAGACATAAGGCTGGGTTTCACGGGTATAGCTAGAATGCATACTGTGACCAGTTTCATGCACCAAGGTGAAGAGATTATCCAATGTATCTTGCCAGTTCAACAACATGAAGGCATTGGTATCATAAGAACCACCTGAATAAGCACCTGAGCGTTTTCCTTGGTTGACATGCACATCAATCCACCGTTCGCTAAAGGCACGTTTTACACGAGAAAGGTAGTCCTCACCCAAAACAGCCAAGACTTCTTCTGCTTTGGCCAATGATTCTTCATAAGTAAACTTGTAGTCTGTATCGGATAATGGCGTATACATATCGTACATCTTCAAGTCTGAGATTCCAAGAATTTTTGAGCGCAATTGCACATAGCGTTGCAAGAGTGGCAAATGTTTGTTCACCGCTGCTACCAAGCTATCATAAACACTTTCTGGTACAAAGTTTTCAGAAAGGGCCGCTTCACGAGCAGATGAGAATTTGCGAACTTTGGCATTAAAGTTATGAACTTTCACATTGGTTTGCAAGGTTTTAGCATAGGTATGTTGGTACTGTTCATAGACCTTGTAGAGACCTTCGTAAGCTTCTTTACGAACGGCACGATCTTTAGATTCTACCAAAGAAATATAGTTCCCATGGGTTAATTGAACTTCTTCGCCCTTGTCATCATGTACAGTTGGGAAAACAATATCTGCATTGTCCAAGATTTCAAAAGTTTCTCCACCAGCCGCAAAGATCTCACCAGCTCCTGCAAGTAATTCCTCTTCTTTTTGAGACAAGACATGTTCTTTCTTCTCAAGCAAACGATCAAAATAATGACCATATTGCTCCAAGTCTGGAACCTCACTCACAAAGGCTTTGTACTGCTCATCCGTAATGGCCATGAATTCAGGCTCATAGAAGGCAAAGGTTTCGCCTAACAAGCTATAAAGAGACATCCCTTTTGATTGGTACTCTTGGTATTTAGCCACTCGTGTATCTTGGTCATTTTTCATATGGGCATAGACGTAGACCTTTTCTATGCGACGGCTCAATTCCAAATATGCATTGGTTGTATCCAAAAGTGTTTGCGCTGAATCCAACAAATGGCCAGCATAGTGGTTTGCTGCTTTAATATCTGCAGCTAAGCTGGCTGCTTCTTCTTCCCAAGCTTGATCTGTCGCAAAAATTGTCGACAAATCCCATTGGTATTTTTCATCAATTTCATTACGTTGTTTTACCATTTCGATTAATCCTCCAATGGTTCTATTTTAGCATAAAAATGAACATTTCGGGAGGATTTCTATCTTAGAAAGTTAGCTTTTCTGTTGAGCATAAAAACGTGGGGGATAAAGGATCTGAACGGGTTGGATCCCTTGCGACTGATAATAGACCATAAATTGCTGGTAGTAATCTTCTACATCCTCTTCAATTTGGAGCAAGTTCTGTGAAAGGATCGGACGACAAAGAGGATAAAAGAAATCCAGCCCCAGTTCCATCAGATGGTGTCCCTGCAAATAGAGTTCTTCCTGAAGCTTCAGCCACTTTGGATGACGATAAAAGAGTTGCTGCTGTATATACGTTAAAAATGTACGATCGAGCTCGACTGCCATTTGCTGCATGGGTTGCGAAAGATAAGGGGTCCGTAAGACTTCCAGTAAAGACCTTTGACCAAAAGGGAAAACTTCTGTTTGATAATGCAATCGCCCTCGTAAATCCTCATGAATGAGGTATTGCAGACGTAGCTCTTTCTTTGTCAGATCCAATTCCCAAAGATGGAACCCTCGATTCTGACTAAAATAAAGAAAGCCAGCCTGTAGCTTTGTTAGTCTTTCCTTGAGCCACAACTTTTTACCAAGTAACCAATAGACCTGGTAACCGTTGGATCGATAAGCATCGCTCCTCTCCTTCAAGCGTTCTAAAGATAGGGAGCTGCACTGCACTTCCAAAGCTAAGTTCTTGTCTACTACCAAAAGATCGGCAATTTGTTGAAAGTCTGCTAAATAACTTTCTACCTCTGTATTAGATTCCTTAGAGGCCCAATCATAAAGACAAGCTTTCAATTCCAGATGTTCAAAACTCTCAGCTTCGTGATGATAGGGACAATGCTGTAATTTTATATGAGCAAAATGAGCCCGTAGAACCGAGCCATTTTTTAGACGCACTGGACTATGACAAACCAAGCAATAGAAGGGACCTTCTGTCACAGGCGGAATCTCCTCCATACAATTCCAGCGCTCTTTATTTTTATCCATGGCAATAAACATAGCCCCACCTCCTCATCTATATCATTCGAAAAAAATAAGAAAAAGGCTGGAAATTTCCAACCTTTTTTTGCTATTATTCGTCAGAATCTGAGTCTGAATCGTCACTAGAATCATCAGCAACAGGAGATTTACTCAATTCTTTCTGCATATCTTTCATCTCTTTGCGAGTACTTTCCAACTCTTCTCGAGCATCTTTCAAGCTTTCGATCAGAGCTTCACGGTCTTCTTTAGGAACGACAGTACTATCTGAACCGATGCTTTCCAAGCTTTCATTAAAGATATCTTTTTGGTTTTCTAATCCTTGCTTTAAGGTACTAATCATTGCATCGTATTGTTCTTTTGCAGAACCTGTCACAGAAGTACCTGCTTCTTCAGTAATAGAAACAGATTGATCCATTAATTTTGCAAACAACTTTTTAAAGTCTCCAACTGTTTTAGCCTTGCTGATTTCAGCGTCTGTTAAGAGGCTAGAAGATGAAGTCTCTTCTGAATCTGTTGAGGTATCCTTGCTTTTTGAAGTGTTGGCAGATTTGCTCGTCACTTTAGTAGTTGATTGACTATTTGAAGTTTCCTTCTTTGTGTCTTGTTTGTTTGAACAAGCAGCTAGGGAAACAATCGTCAAAAGAGCAGCTGTCGATAAGATCATTTTTTTCATAAAATGGTCTCCTTTATATTTATTTTACCTCATTCTACCATCGAATACTTTGATTGCCAAATCAATTACTAGTTCTTAATAATATCAAAAAAGCCGGACAAAACACTGTGAAATCAGTGTTTCTGTCCAACTCCTCGATGATTAGTCATACAATTGTAACAATTTCATTAGTCTACTTTGCCACCAAAAAGGCCGTGAGCCTTCCCTTGGGGCATTTTTAAGGCAAAGCTCAGCAAAAAGACGATCCCTACAACCCCTGCTAAAAAGAAACTCATGACTTGGTAACCGCCTCTTTCAATACAGAGGGCTGCGAGGGGTTGTAAAAGAATGGTTCCTAAATAACGAGCTCCTTGGACAATGGCCATAGCAAGAACCAAGTCTTTGCCATTTACCTGTTGGGCGATAAACCGTAAGGAGACCATAATCAAAACCATCCCTGTTGTATGCTTGGCTAAAAGAGTCAAAAGCACTTTTAAGAAGACAGGACTTGGAAGAGCGTAGACAACATATTGAGCAAAAATAATCCCGATTGGAAGAGCGATCAAAACCCGTAAAGGCCAGTGGTCCATGAATCGATCAGAGAAAAAGATCAAGGGAGCTTCCACTACGACGGAGATAGCCACAACTGTTGAGGCAATATGAACTGGTAGACCACTATCCATGAGTAGCTCAGGAATATAGGTATGACCAATATTTCCAACCCCTGAAGCCAAGCCAATCAAAATGATAAAGAAGAGGTAAGGTCCATTGTGAAGAAGGGGACGAATAGAAACTGGCTCTTTAACCTTTTCTTCTTTTTTCTCTCTTGTCTTCATCCGAACGGCACTTAGACAGAAAATGCTGAGTACAATGGTGATCAAAACCGTATAATAGACAGCTTGGGGGCTAAACTGATGATAGACCCAGCCGGCTATTTGAACACCGACCGAGTAGCCAATGGTTCCCCAAACGCGAATCTTCCCAAAAGCGTATGGACTTTGCGTTGCAAAAACTTCCATCATGGGAGCTGTCCCATTCAAACAGACTAGAACAATTCCGTAAAAAACGGTCAGCCAAAAGAGATTGGGGGCCCAAAGAAAACCGAAGACACCACCAATGATCACACTCAGACTGAGGGTCGTCATTTTTACGATTCCAAATCGCTCATTGATATAACCAAAGAAGGGTTGGGCTACCATGGATAAGAAAAAAGCAACCGATACCAAGGTCGACACTTGGGTTGCACTATAGTGCTTTCCCATCAAATAGACGGAAATGAGGGTCGTAAAGAGAGATGTGGACATAAAATAAAAACTATAGAGCAACATATAAGCCGCATAAGAATTTCGGAATTTTTTCATATGAATCCTTTCTAAAAATATCGGAATGAGACAATGACAAAACCCAACTGACAATCAGTTAGGTTTTATTTTACTCTTTATTATAGCGCTTTTGAGCCTCTTTTTTGCGTCTCTCACGACTTTGTTTTTCAATCGAGAGAATGATGACAAGAATGAGAATTGGAATCAAGATCAGGAAGTGATCCAGCGAAAGCCATTTACTGTGCTTAGCCGTTGTCTTTTTCCCACTTGCTGTTTCTTTGACAAGCTCTGGCTTGGCCCCTTCTTCTACCTTCATATCATCTCGGATACCTTCAGACAAGGTGTAGAGATCATTATCTACTGTCAGATAGCCATTTTTTACCGCAAGGGTCGGTTCTTTAGCACCTTTTTTGACCGTTGCATAGAAGGGTTTTTCGAGTCTATAGGTCTTGCCGTCGATCTTCTGGACACCTGCATCCAACAATTTTTTATAGCCAAAATCTTTATAGGCTTTTTCGATCAAAGCATTTCCAAACGGGTGACGGTAGTATTCCCCATCTTGATCTGCCCAATCTCCTACGCCCATAATGACAGCAATTAAGCGCTGATTGCCCCGTTTGATGGTCGCGATATAGTTGAAGGCTCCACGAGGACTTGATCCAGTTTTTAAACCATCCACACCTTTCAAAGCATACTTGGCTCCTGGCAATGAATAATTGTAGGTATCAAAGGTTTCCTCATACGGAGTCCCTTTTTTGACCGTAACTTGTGCTTGATTGGTATAGTTTAAAATATCTGGGTATTTATTGATAAAATGATAGACCAGAATTCCTAAATCACGCGCAGTTGTCTGGTTAGCAGCGTCATTTGGATAATTGTTTACCGGATAGTAGCCTTGCAAGGTGGAGATGGCTGCCCCACTCGGGTTATTCCAGACCGTATTGGTCATCCCTAATTCCTTAGCCTTGGCATTCATGCGCTCGATAAAGGCATCTGGATCATTGTTGGACATGAGATTAGCCAACATGAGGGTCGACACATTTGAGGATGGAACCACTGTCATGGTAATCAACTCCGGAATTGTATAGTCTACCCCAGCAACAATATTATTGTTGGAGATCTCATAGATCTTTCCGATTGCTTGGTCTGAAGCGGTCGCCTTGATCACTGTATCCTTACCAATCTTGCCACTTGCCATATCTTCAAACAAGAGATAGAGCGTCATGAGCTTACTCATGCTTGCAGGATCTCTGGGTTCATCGATATTGTCTTTCCAAAGAACATTTCCCGTATTTCCGTCAATAATGAGCGAAGAATGCGGGCGGTTAATGGCTTGGACATTGTCATTTGGATACATCTTTTGCGCCATATCCACCAATTCATCCGCACTCGCTAGAATTGGCTGACACAAGAGACTCAGAAGGAGGCAAATATGGATCAAATATTTTTTTATCATAAACGTTTCCTTTATAACAGACTATTCAGCTGGGAGCTAAAACAAGCTTCTAGCCCTCATGCCCTTTCCTCTTGTCTCCCAGTAGATGAAAAGAGCTAATCCCAGCAGATAATTACTTGTATTGTACCATACTTTAAAGCAGAAAAAAACCTATCTGACCCGAATA
The DNA window shown above is from Streptococcus sp. S1 and carries:
- a CDS encoding O-methyltransferase, with translation MVESYSKNANHNMRRPVVKDEIVDFMRTRQKPVSGALKELESFARKENIPIIPHETVAYFRLLLQALQPKKILEIGTAIGFSALLMAENVPDAQITTIDRNEEMIGFAKENLAKYDQRKQITLLEGDAVDVLQNLTETYDFVFMDSAKSKYIVFLPRILELLEVGGVVVLDDIFQGGDVAKDIMEVRRGQRTIYRGLQNLFNATLNHPDLTASLVPLGDGILMIRKNAETVTLPDPSSFR
- a CDS encoding MFS transporter; protein product: MKKFRNSYAAYMLLYSFYFMSTSLFTTLISVYLMGKHYSATQVSTLVSVAFFLSMVAQPFFGYINERFGIVKMTTLSLSVIIGGVFGFLWAPNLFWLTVFYGIVLVCLNGTAPMMEVFATQSPYAFGKIRVWGTIGYSVGVQIAGWVYHQFSPQAVYYTVLITIVLSIFCLSAVRMKTREKKEEKVKEPVSIRPLLHNGPYLFFIILIGLASGVGNIGHTYIPELLMDSGLPVHIASTVVAISVVVEAPLIFFSDRFMDHWPLRVLIALPIGIIFAQYVVYALPSPVFLKVLLTLLAKHTTGMVLIMVSLRFIAQQVNGKDLVLAMAIVQGARYLGTILLQPLAALCIERGGYQVMSFFLAGVVGIVFLLSFALKMPQGKAHGLFGGKVD
- a CDS encoding lipoprotein; this translates as MKKMILSTAALLTIVSLAACSNKQDTKKETSNSQSTTKVTSKSANTSKSKDTSTDSEETSSSSLLTDAEISKAKTVGDFKKLFAKLMDQSVSITEEAGTSVTGSAKEQYDAMISTLKQGLENQKDIFNESLESIGSDSTVVPKEDREALIESLKDAREELESTRKEMKDMQKELSKSPVADDSSDDSDSDSDE
- the prsA gene encoding peptidylprolyl isomerase PrsA — translated: MKKKLVAGAVTLLSVVTLAACANGTNKDVVTMKGDAISVSDFYDEIKTNQGAQQVLFQMTINKVFEKEYGSKVSDKEVDKELAKQKKQLGKQFDAYLAQQGLTEETAKKQIRSNMLLEYAVNQAAKKDIKESDYKAAFESYTPEVTAQIIKLNSEDKAKEVLEAAKAEGADFAQIAKDNSTDTATKDKGGEVKFDSGTAGIPSQVKEAAFKLNENGISDVITVSAGQNYSASYYIVKLNKKTDKGSDWKKYEKRLKEIIVDGRKQDTNYIRSIIAKAMTNANIKVKDDAFKSTFNQYLQNIGVQTSDSSSSSKK
- a CDS encoding LURP-one-related/scramblase family protein is translated as MRTYQVKQKFRLGGERFDIKDELGNVEYQVEGSFLKVPKTFTIYDQNGEKVSHITKKTISLLPKFVIELMNGDRFYIHKKLTLFRDKYDIEDLGLRVQGNIWDLEFKLFDDRDQIVAEISKELFHLTSTYQVLVYEDEYADLVISLCVAIDYVEMLEAGAN
- a CDS encoding competence protein CoiA family protein is translated as MFIAMDKNKERWNCMEEIPPVTEGPFYCLVCHSPVRLKNGSVLRAHFAHIKLQHCPYHHEAESFEHLELKACLYDWASKESNTEVESYLADFQQIADLLVVDKNLALEVQCSSLSLERLKERSDAYRSNGYQVYWLLGKKLWLKERLTKLQAGFLYFSQNRGFHLWELDLTKKELRLQYLIHEDLRGRLHYQTEVFPFGQRSLLEVLRTPYLSQPMQQMAVELDRTFLTYIQQQLFYRHPKWLKLQEELYLQGHHLMELGLDFFYPLCRPILSQNLLQIEEDVEDYYQQFMVYYQSQGIQPVQILYPPRFYAQQKS
- the pepF gene encoding oligoendopeptidase F, with protein sequence MVKQRNEIDEKYQWDLSTIFATDQAWEEEAASLAADIKAANHYAGHLLDSAQTLLDTTNAYLELSRRIEKVYVYAHMKNDQDTRVAKYQEYQSKGMSLYSLLGETFAFYEPEFMAITDEQYKAFVSEVPDLEQYGHYFDRLLEKKEHVLSQKEEELLAGAGEIFAAGGETFEILDNADIVFPTVHDDKGEEVQLTHGNYISLVESKDRAVRKEAYEGLYKVYEQYQHTYAKTLQTNVKVHNFNAKVRKFSSAREAALSENFVPESVYDSLVAAVNKHLPLLQRYVQLRSKILGISDLKMYDMYTPLSDTDYKFTYEESLAKAEEVLAVLGEDYLSRVKRAFSERWIDVHVNQGKRSGAYSGGSYDTNAFMLLNWQDTLDNLFTLVHETGHSMHSSYTRETQPYVYGDYSIFLAEIASTTNENILTERLLEEVEDDATRFAILNHFLDGFRGTVFRQTQFAEFEHAIHKADQEGTVLTSEFLNNLYAELNEKYYGLSKEDNPEIQYEWARIPHFYYNYYVFQYSTGFAAASALAEKIVHGTQEDRDKYIDYLKAGNSDYPLNVIRKAGVDMEKEDYLDAAFAVFERRLNEFEALVEKLGLA
- a CDS encoding DUF1958 domain-containing protein, whose protein sequence is MIKKYLIHICLLLSLLCQPILASADELVDMAQKMYPNDNVQAINRPHSSLIIDGNTGNVLWKDNIDEPRDPASMSKLMTLYLLFEDMASGKIGKDTVIKATASDQAIGKIYEISNNNIVAGVDYTIPELITMTVVPSSNVSTLMLANLMSNNDPDAFIERMNAKAKELGMTNTVWNNPSGAAISTLQGYYPVNNYPNDAANQTTARDLGILVYHFINKYPDILNYTNQAQVTVKKGTPYEETFDTYNYSLPGAKYALKGVDGLKTGSSPRGAFNYIATIKRGNQRLIAVIMGVGDWADQDGEYYRHPFGNALIEKAYKDFGYKKLLDAGVQKIDGKTYRLEKPFYATVKKGAKEPTLAVKNGYLTVDNDLYTLSEGIRDDMKVEEGAKPELVKETASGKKTTAKHSKWLSLDHFLILIPILILVIILSIEKQSRERRKKEAQKRYNKE